Proteins encoded together in one Salmo salar chromosome ssa08, Ssal_v3.1, whole genome shotgun sequence window:
- the LOC106610069 gene encoding gastrula zinc finger protein XlCGF48.2-like isoform X3: protein MANCVFFHTQIASIMEVLANAAVAEICKLVDDDYAVFRLEITQSQKENGAMRRKLHLLELKVARERAERTTRKRVLDSRPSSVKILDRYRGMARGGGHLTGGHRSFVKPAEHISLRDDQPITVDEGSGTSTQHVIVIESADAEAAGYGGSSLVKQERTEGEDPQHSRDIQTGEEAGVVPPVATKIIAASPQPRTRCSITEFSGTPNAVLKSETDTETLTVTHRLLHKGSDHRSDTERLQLGPLGCHPAPGSEYLLYGNPKPRTVHSHRDSGDVLETGNDPSCSYTTEMDPGNMPLGLETQTDLSRGDWNQYSSSVYSEGCLDKKGEVIVLDEVTVKVEGDAPLTWNVDETHLGEGHSQGRDVLDYRESLETNPYVSTHSPLHTLGGRDPVTMPMGHSDQVLNSNDRARAETQGGGATSGNSIDKPFLCMLCNKGFSCLQKVEIHQRVHTGVKPFSCTQCHMCFAQAGDLKRHHRVHTGEKPFSCHLCQASFSHSSNLKRHLKVHTGERPFACTHCGKRFSERRYLRIHQQKKHSTL, encoded by the exons atggctaactgtgtgttttttcacactcaaatagcctccatcatggaggtactagcgaatgcagccgtggcagagatatgtaaactcgtagacgacgactatgcagtgtttcgtttggaaataactcaaagccaAAAAGAAAACGGGGCAATGCGGAGGAAACTACACCTACTGGAACTGAAGGTGGCACGGGAGCGCGCAGAGAGGACAACGCGAAAGCGCGTCCTCGACAGTCGTCCCAGTAGTGTCAAGATCCTCGACCGATACAgaggaatggcaagag GTGGaggacatctcactggaggccacaggagctttgtgaagccagcAGAACACATCTCGTTgagagatgaccaaccaatcactgttgatgaggggagtggaacctcaacccagcatgTTATTGTGATAGAG TCTGCAGATGCAGAGGCTGCAGGTTATGGAGGATCGTCTCTGGTCAAGCAGGAGAGGACTGAAGGAGAGGACCCACAACACAGTAGAGACATCCAGACTGGAGAAGAGGCTGGCGTAGTGCCCCCTGTAGCCACAAAGATAATCGCCGCCTCACCCCAGCCCAGGACCCGATGCAGCATCACGGAATTCAGTGGAACGCCAAACGCCGTCctcaagtcagagacagacacagagactttAACTGTAACACACAGGCTTTTACACAAAGGATCTGACCACAGATCAGACACAGAAAGACTGCAGCTGGGACCACTGGGCTGTCATCCTGCTCCCGGCTCAGAGTATTTACTTTACGGTAATCCAAAACCGAGGACTGTTCATTCCCATCGGGACTCAGGTGACGTGTTAGAGACTGGCAATGATCCGTCTTGTTCTTACACTACAGAGATGGACCCTGGCAACATGCCCTTGGGTTTAGAGACacagactgatctgtctagaggggactggaaccagtacagtagtagtgtgtACTCTGAAGGGTGCCTAGATAAGAAAGGGGAGGTTATAGTCTTAGATGAGGTGACTGTGAAAGTGGAGGGCGACGCTCCTCTGACATGGAATGTAGACGAGACTCACTTAGGAGAAGGACACTCACAAGGCAGAGATGTATTAGATTACAGGGAAAGTTTAGAGACAAATCCATATGTTTCGACCCACTCCCCTTTACACACGCTCGGGGGTCGCGACCCAGTGACCATGCCGATGGGGCATTCcgatcaggtattgaactcaaacGACAGGGCTAGAGCTGAGACTCAGGGAGGGGGAGCCACATCAGGCAATAGTATAGATAAACCGTTCCTCTGCATGctctgtaacaaaggcttcagctgcctccagaaggtggagatccaccagagggtccacacaggggtgaaacccttcagctgtacccagtgtcacatgtGCTTTGCCCAGGCTGGTGACCTGAAGAGGCATCacagggtccacacaggggagaaaccattcAGCTGCCACCTGTGCCAGGCCAGTTTCTCACACTCGTCCAACCTGAAGAGGCACCTGAAAGTCCACACTGGAGAGAGGCCATTTGCCTGTACGCACTgcgggaagaggttctcagagaggagatacctcaggatacaccagcagaaaaaacATTCCACTCTATAA